The following DNA comes from Enterobacter sp. SA187.
AAGAATACAGCTTACGGCGATATTTCGACGCCAGCGCATCACCCGTGCCAAGCGCTGCCAGGATCTCCTGCAACATCTTACGCGCCTGGCCGTCGGCGGCATTCAGATCCTTGCTCAGATGGCTGAACAGCAACTCCAGCGCTTCTTCATTGCGGCCCACCTGATGCAGTTGCAGCGCCAGCTGCGTGGCGAGCGTTGCGTTTGCCGGATCGATTTCCACCTGCTGTTGCAGCAGCTGGATCTCCGGCGTATCCGCCGCCTGTTTCAGCAGATCGATCTGCGCCACCAGCCCCTGATAGCGGGTATCCTGATCCTGCATCGGGATGGTTTTCAGCACCGCTTCCGCATCCTCGGAGCGGTTAAGGGCGATTTGCGTTTCCGCCAGCAGCAGACCAATTTCGCTCGCCTGATTTGAAAGCTGCCAGGCCTCTTTTAACAGAGGCAGGGCATCAGCATAGTTGCCTTCTTCGATCAGCTGCATTGCCTGCTGCGCTTTCAGCTCTTCTTCACGCGGCAGCACTTTTT
Coding sequences within:
- a CDS encoding thioredoxin family protein, whose protein sequence is MSVQNIVNVTEANLQQTLEQSVATPVLFYFWSERSQHCQQLTPVLESLAAQYNGQFLLAKVDCDAEQMVASQFGLRAIPTVYLFQNGQPVDGFQGPQPEEAIRALLEKVLPREEELKAQQAMQLIEEGNYADALPLLKEAWQLSNQASEIGLLLAETQIALNRSEDAEAVLKTIPMQDQDTRYQGLVAQIDLLKQAADTPEIQLLQQQVEIDPANATLATQLALQLHQVGRNEEALELLFSHLSKDLNAADGQARKMLQEILAALGTGDALASKYRRKLYSLLY